In a single window of the Porites lutea chromosome 14, jaPorLute2.1, whole genome shotgun sequence genome:
- the LOC140924787 gene encoding WD repeat and HMG-box DNA-binding protein 1-like, giving the protein MPADRKPMRFAHSEGHTDVCYDEKGDYLLTCGSDGDVRIYKDFDDSDPESVRAGDNVTVLAVKNNKIITASDNSVLAFTFPEGSPDGILTRFTAPVNHICFDHSGTLLAAGSSDFNVKVVTVADGSQKILKGHAAPVLSVTIDPKNQYLASSSCDGTVKIWKLEDQTSVTSLSILPKVNDARISRTLCRLAWQPGSGKYVAVPVDKAVKVYERESWKNVFNLEKDGHSELVSIVSWSPCGNFIASASINGEIFIWKVSSQTVIERINHESGQTICGLAWNPKGNKELAYTDNQGQFGVCENVVPKDELKTSKPPTSLDDKMDDILLATAIDGDSDDEQLIVGKKKQKSKSNAWIDEEADDDDEDDEFKDIRKLKAALATPLDFGDGDNDMDVDTGSEVSAAQAPKKEVVHTPFVPVLQPAFQPSSTPTHLMHRFMVWNSVGIVRCHTEDEISSIEVEFHDTSTHHPLHLTNHLNHSMAALSSTALLLACKAQDDLPSKLVCLHFGSWDNSKEWTVEMPGEESIQAVAIGSSFAAVATNKRFLRIFTIGGVQRHIFSIAGPVVCMSGYKDQLMFAYHKENPLPGEQALAVKFLDLKQNLITEERVTLSEKATLSWLGFSDVGTPVTVDSVGVVRVLSRSFGTAIWSPVCITKSNMKNKSDNYWVVGLDEKSQQIRCIYCKGSTYPPTLPRPVLVLLPLQLPLCEMATEKGQLEEAYVRSNILLGAADEEDSDGYHEASSRINTAQIQGIMKLFALACKSDREFRAAELCELLPDAHSVSLAIKYAARSRRMNLAKRLDDLARQKAALEADEESDDEYQQADWPVRQSSRIVPSRGQSQSSRMAPRQVEQDEEEEEEMDENEVDDEMEEDESQISSNQERKGLARLDSRDLGSKQQKPKPPMKSARPSPTPMTSFSSSQGRSNPFRVGSQEKKTSGKSFFDSVEEEKKSLLMNKNKISPESKVNQRKRKAKQTTLMKTPPGKEKPHAEADKSPTEKEQLEKKKSTAKKVNGFNLWFSDNKAVLTEDNTELSSGDLVKLAMRTWKALSDEEKAEWNEKAKETSVDQEQGEKKRKRDKSDEENEDITNTLNQAKKAKEINNSASKLAGFAYSKKD; this is encoded by the exons ATGCCGGCTGATCGCAAGCCTATGCGATTTGCTCACAGTGAAGGTCATACAGATGTGTGCTACGACGAAAAAGGAGA CTATCTTTTGACATGTGGCTCAGATGGTGATGTACGCATTTACAAAGATTTTGATGACAGTGATCCTGAGTCAGTCAGGGCAggagataatgtcacagttttagCCGTTAAG aataacaaaataataactgCATCAGACAATTCTGTCCTGGCCTTTACTTTTCCAGAG GGATCCCCTGATGGAATCCTTACCAGGTTTACAGCTCCTGTCAATCATATTTGCTTTGACCACTCAGGGACACTTCTGGCAGCGGGATCAAG TGATTTTAATGTGAAAGTAGTGACCGTGGCTGATGGAAGTCAAAAGATACTCAAAGGTCATGCAGCTCCTGTGTTGAGTGTTACAATAGACCCCAAGAACCAGTACCTG gCTTCATCAAGTTGTGATGGTACTGTGAAGATATGGAAACTGGAGGATCAG ACAAGTGTGACATCATTATCTATCCTTCCTAAAGTAAATGATGCAAG GATTTCAAGGACACTTTGTCGTCTTGCCTGGCAGCCAGGGAGTGGCAAG TATGTAGCTGTGCCTGTGGACAAAGCTGTGAAg GTTTATGAACGGGAAAGCTGGAAAAATGTCTTTAACCTAGAAAAAGATGGCCACAGTGAG TTAGTGTCTATTGTTTCTTGGTCACCCTGTGGAAACTTCATTGCATCTGCTAGTATCAATGGAGAGATCTTCATTTGGAAAGTGTCCTCCCAAACAGTCATAGAAAG AATAAACCACGAAAGTGGTCAAACTATCTGTGGCCTGGCATGGAATCCTAAAGGCAACAAGGAACTTGCTTACACAGACAACCAG GGCCAGTTTGGTGTATGTGAGAATGTTGTGCCAAAAGATGAA CTTAAAACCTCCAAGCCCCCTACATCTTTGGATGACAAAATGGATGACATCCTTCTGGCAACAGCCATAGATGGAGACAGTGATGATGAACAACTTATAGTTgggaagaaaaaacagaagagcAAGTCTAATGCTTGGATTGATGAGGAggctgatgatgatgacgaggatgatGAATTTAAAG ATATTCGCAAACTAAAGGCTGCTCTAGCAACACCATTAGACTTTGGTGACGGTGACAATGACATGGATGTTGATACTGGCAGTGAGGTGTCTGCAGCTCAGGCACCAAAGAAG GAAGTAGTCCATACTCCATTTGTTCCAGTGCTACAGCCAGCATTCCAACCGAGCTCCACGCCCACTCATCTAATGCACAGGTTTATG gtatgGAATTCAGTTGGAATTGTGCGTTGTCACACGGAAGATGAAATATCATCAATTGAAGTAGAATTCCATGATACAAGCACACATCACCCCCTGCATTTGACAAATCATCTGAATCACTCCATGGCTGCTCTGTCATCCACCGCCCTGCTGTTAGCCTGCAAAGCACAGGATGACTTGCCCAG TAAGCTAGTTTGCCTCCATTTTGGAAGTTGGGATAATTCTAAAGAATGGACAGTGGAAATGCCTGGGGAAGAATCAATTCAg GCAGTGGCCATCGGCAGCTCTTTTGCTGCAGTGGCTACCAACAAACGATTCTTGCGAATATTTACCATTGGTGGAGTGCAGCGCCACATCTTCAGCATCGCGGGTCCTGTGGTTTGCATGTCAGGCTACAAGGATCAATTGATGTTTGCATATCACAAGGAGAATCCTCTTCCTGGTGAACAAGCTTTGGCGGTAAAATTCCTGGACCTGAAACAGAATCTTATCACAGAGGAGAGGGTGACGTTAAGCGAGAAGGCAACGCTTTCGTGGTTGGG ATTCTCTGATGTAGGCACTCCAGTTACTGTTGATTCAGTGggggttgtaagagtcctgtcCCGTTCCTTTGGTACTGCGATATGGTCGCCTGTTTGCATCACTAAGAGCAAT atgaAGAATAAGTCAGACAATTACTGGGTTGTTGGTTTGGATGAAAAAAGCCAACAAATCCG GTGCATCTACTGCAAAGGGTCTACATATCCCCCTACCTTACCACGCCCTGTACTGGTACTGCTCCCATTACAGCTTCCGTTATGTGAAATGGCAACAGAGAAAGGACAGTTAGAG GAAGCATACGTTCGATCAAATATATTACTTGGAGCAGCTGATGAAGAGGACAGTGATGGATACCATGAAGCATCATCACGCATCAACACTGCGCAAATTCAGGGCATCATGAAGTTATTTGCT CTGGCTTGTAAGAGTGATAGAGAGTTTCGTGCTGCGGAGCTGTGTGAGCTATTACCTGATGCCCACTCC gTGAGCTTAGCCATAAAATATGCCGCACGCAGTCGGCGAATGAACCTAGCCAAACGATTGGATGATTTAGCGCGCCAAAAAGCAGCGCTTGAGGCTGACGAAGAATCTGATGATGAATATCAACAAGCTGATTGGCCAGTTCGGCAGAGCTCCAGGATAGTGCCTTCAAGAGGACAAAGTCAGTCGTCTCGCATGGCACCAAGACAAGTGGAACAAgatgaggaagaagaagaagagatgGATGAAAATGAAGTGGATGATGAAATGGAAGAAGATGAGTCTCAAATTTCAAGCAATCAAG AAAGAAAAGGCTTAGCCAGACTAGATAGCCGGGATCTTGGCTCCAAACAACAGAAACCTAAACCTCCCATGAAGTCAGCACGACCGTCACCAACACCGATGACGAGTTTTAGTTCAAGTCAAGGCCGCTCTAATCCTTTCAGGGTTGGAagtcaagaaaagaaaacctcgGGAAAAAGTTTCTTTGACAGTGTAGAGGAGGAGAAGAAATCTTTGCTGATGAACAAAAACAAGATAT CTCCTGAATCCAAGGTAAACCagagaaaaaggaaagcaaagCAAACTACACTGATGAAAACTCCGcctggaaaagaaaaacctcACGCTGAAGCCGACAAGTCACCGACAGAGAAAGAacaacttgaaaagaaaaagtcaactGCTAAAAA AGTCAATGGATTCAATCTGTGGTTCAGCGACAATAAAGCGGTTTTAACGGAAGACAACACAGAGCTGTCCAGCGGAGATCTTGTTAAATTAGCTATGCGAACATGGAAAGCACTCAGCGATGAGGAGAAAGCAGAGTGGAACGAAAAAGCTAAGGAAACATCTGTTGACCAAGAACAAggggagaagaaaagaaaaagagacaaatctgatgaagaaaatgaagataTTACAAACACACTGAACCAAGCCAAGAaggcaaaagaaattaataattCAGCATCTAAGCTGGCTGGATTTGCTTACAGTAAAAAAGATTGA